From one bacterium HR17 genomic stretch:
- the fabG_2 gene encoding 3-oxoacyl-[acyl-carrier-protein] reductase FabG encodes MNAAFFFGVTCMSANAFGALALDGKVALVTGGSRGIGAAVVRLLAQRGAHVAFCYRQNAERAAALAREVQEATGQQVLAVQTDVADSQQVAAMVDQVRATLGEVDILVNNAGIARDTLLLRMDDAKWDEVLNTNLRGAFLCIRATLPMMLAKRWGRIINISSVVGIMGNAGQANYAAAKAGLIGLTKSLAKELGGRNITVNAVAPGFIVTDMTAALPESTRDRYLNQIALRRFGQPEEVAEVVAFLASEAARYVTGQVVVVDGGLV; translated from the coding sequence GTGAACGCGGCGTTTTTTTTTGGGGTGACTTGTATGTCGGCTAACGCGTTCGGGGCGCTGGCGCTGGACGGGAAGGTAGCGCTGGTCACAGGCGGCAGCCGAGGTATCGGGGCAGCCGTCGTGCGTTTGCTGGCACAGCGGGGCGCCCATGTGGCTTTTTGTTATCGGCAAAACGCCGAGCGCGCTGCAGCGTTGGCGCGAGAGGTGCAAGAGGCGACAGGACAGCAGGTCCTTGCAGTGCAAACCGATGTCGCGGATTCGCAACAAGTCGCGGCAATGGTGGACCAGGTGCGGGCAACTCTGGGTGAGGTTGACATTCTCGTCAACAACGCGGGCATCGCCCGCGATACCCTGCTGTTGCGCATGGACGACGCCAAGTGGGACGAAGTGCTCAACACCAACCTGCGCGGTGCGTTTTTGTGCATTCGGGCTACCTTGCCGATGATGCTGGCAAAGCGCTGGGGGCGCATCATCAATATCTCGTCCGTTGTCGGCATCATGGGCAACGCCGGTCAAGCCAACTACGCCGCCGCTAAGGCGGGGCTGATCGGGTTGACGAAAAGCCTCGCCAAAGAGTTGGGCGGGCGTAACATCACTGTCAACGCTGTCGCGCCAGGCTTTATCGTCACCGATATGACCGCAGCGCTGCCGGAAAGCACCCGCGACCGTTACTTGAATCAAATCGCCCTGCGCCGGTTCGGGCAACCGGAAGAGGTCGCCGAAGTCGTCGCCTTTCTGGCATCGGAGGCTGCTCGCTATGTGACGGGGCAAGTCGTGGTCGTAGACGGTGGGCTGGTGTGA
- the fenF gene encoding Malonyl CoA-acyl carrier protein transacylase: MALAFVFPGQGVQRVGMGKSLVKAFPELREFYAMADRLTGRPISKLCFDGPDDELTLTINAQPAIFTTCFVCWVLVAERGLQPKFVAGHSLGEWTAVAASGALEFEDALRLVAKRGELMHQAPVGSMAAILGASLAQVEKLCQAAAEKGVITVANYNAPDQIVISGEVTAVEYAVQIARQFGAVKAVPLKVSGAFHSPLMHAAKEQFRFYVEQTPFKAPEVPIVANVTGQPVTDGDALKRLLVEQLTSPVRWADCVRTMYEQGVRVFVELGPGRVLAGLVRRTVPDAVTFCVEDPKSLEETLNALDSM; this comes from the coding sequence ATGGCGCTGGCGTTTGTGTTTCCGGGACAAGGAGTGCAACGGGTCGGGATGGGCAAAAGTTTGGTCAAAGCCTTTCCCGAACTGCGGGAATTTTACGCGATGGCAGACAGACTGACGGGGCGTCCTATCAGCAAACTGTGCTTTGACGGTCCAGACGATGAATTGACGCTCACCATTAACGCCCAACCCGCAATTTTTACGACCTGTTTTGTTTGCTGGGTTTTGGTCGCCGAACGCGGTTTGCAGCCCAAGTTTGTGGCAGGGCACAGTTTGGGGGAATGGACGGCGGTCGCCGCCAGCGGTGCGTTAGAGTTTGAGGACGCGCTACGGCTGGTCGCAAAACGCGGTGAGTTGATGCACCAAGCCCCTGTAGGCAGCATGGCGGCGATTTTGGGCGCTTCGCTGGCGCAGGTGGAGAAGTTGTGCCAAGCCGCCGCTGAAAAGGGCGTCATCACCGTCGCCAACTACAACGCTCCTGATCAAATCGTCATCTCCGGCGAAGTAACCGCCGTTGAATACGCCGTTCAAATCGCCCGCCAGTTTGGTGCGGTCAAAGCCGTGCCGTTGAAAGTCAGCGGCGCTTTCCACTCACCGCTGATGCATGCAGCCAAAGAGCAGTTCCGTTTTTATGTGGAACAAACGCCGTTCAAAGCCCCTGAGGTGCCCATCGTCGCCAATGTGACGGGGCAGCCGGTTACAGACGGCGACGCCTTGAAGCGACTGCTCGTGGAACAACTGACTTCACCTGTCCGTTGGGCAGACTGCGTGCGCACGATGTATGAGCAGGGTGTTCGGGTTTTCGTTGAACTGGGACCTGGGCGCGTGCTCGCCGGGTTGGTGCGGCGCACAGTGCCTGACGCCGTGACCTTCTGCGTGGAAGACCCCAAGTCGTTGGAAGAGACTTTAAACGCGTTGGACAGCATGTGA
- the fabF gene encoding 3-oxoacyl-[acyl-carrier-protein] synthase 2 produces MELWRQTETVVITGIGLITALGTGAEKTWAGLKEGRSGIRRITRFDPTPFSSQIAGEVHDFDPEAFLDPREVRKMDRYVQLAAAATTMALQDAQLTVTPHNADQIGVCIGSGIGGAWTWEENHTNLLQKGPRGVSPRFIPMMIADIAAGHVAILTGAKGPNFATITACATSGHAIGMAAMTIKMGMADVMIAGGAEAAISPLSLAGFCSMKALSTRNDEPEKASRPFDAQRDGFVMAEGAGIVILERLSHAVRRGAKIYAEVAGFGMTGDAYHLTAMCEDGDGPARSMLMALRTAGLTPAELDYINAHATSTPLGDAAEVRAIKRALGEHAYKIPVSSTKSMHGHTLGAAGAVELIICLLALRDQLLPPTINYEHPDPECDLDVVPNHPRPARVDTALSNSFGFGGHNATLIVRRWEHPEV; encoded by the coding sequence ATGGAGTTATGGCGGCAAACAGAGACGGTGGTCATCACGGGTATCGGGTTGATCACTGCGCTGGGCACGGGTGCCGAGAAAACTTGGGCTGGGTTGAAAGAAGGACGGTCAGGCATTCGCCGTATCACCCGTTTTGACCCCACGCCCTTTAGTTCCCAGATCGCTGGCGAAGTGCACGATTTTGACCCCGAAGCGTTTCTTGACCCCCGAGAAGTTCGCAAGATGGACCGCTATGTGCAATTGGCGGCAGCGGCGACGACGATGGCACTGCAAGATGCCCAACTGACCGTCACACCGCACAACGCCGATCAAATCGGCGTCTGCATCGGCTCCGGTATCGGCGGGGCGTGGACATGGGAGGAAAACCACACGAACCTCCTGCAAAAAGGACCGCGCGGCGTCAGCCCGCGGTTTATCCCGATGATGATTGCCGATATCGCTGCAGGGCATGTCGCCATTTTGACAGGCGCCAAAGGACCCAACTTTGCGACCATCACAGCGTGCGCCACTTCCGGGCATGCGATCGGGATGGCAGCCATGACCATTAAAATGGGCATGGCAGATGTGATGATTGCAGGTGGGGCGGAAGCGGCGATTTCCCCCTTGTCGCTGGCGGGCTTTTGCAGCATGAAAGCGCTCTCCACCCGCAACGATGAGCCGGAAAAAGCCTCCCGTCCCTTTGACGCCCAGCGAGACGGGTTCGTCATGGCGGAAGGGGCGGGCATCGTGATCTTGGAGCGCCTTTCCCACGCCGTGCGACGCGGGGCGAAAATTTACGCCGAGGTCGCTGGCTTCGGCATGACTGGCGATGCCTACCACTTGACGGCGATGTGTGAAGACGGTGACGGACCCGCGCGCAGCATGCTCATGGCGTTGCGGACGGCGGGCTTAACGCCCGCTGAACTGGACTACATCAACGCCCACGCGACCTCTACGCCGTTGGGCGATGCCGCCGAGGTGCGCGCCATTAAACGCGCGTTGGGCGAGCACGCCTACAAAATTCCGGTCAGTTCCACCAAGTCTATGCACGGACACACTTTAGGAGCGGCGGGAGCGGTGGAGTTAATCATCTGCTTGTTGGCGCTGCGCGACCAATTGCTGCCGCCCACCATTAACTACGAACACCCCGACCCTGAATGCGATTTGGATGTCGTGCCCAATCATCCCCGCCCTGCCCGCGTGGACACTGCGCTGTCTAACTCTTTCGGTTTCGGCGGGCACAACGCCACCCTTATCGTGCGGAGATGGGAACACCCTGAAGTGTAA
- the acpP gene encoding Acyl carrier protein, giving the protein MADVFEKVRDIIVERLKVDPSEVTPDAAFVEDLRADSLDIVEMVMKLEETFDITIPDEDVEKLRTVGDAVTYVEQRLKEKAGV; this is encoded by the coding sequence ATGGCGGATGTCTTTGAAAAGGTGCGCGACATTATCGTGGAACGCTTAAAGGTGGACCCGTCAGAGGTCACACCCGACGCGGCGTTCGTGGAAGATTTGCGCGCCGATTCGTTGGACATTGTGGAAATGGTCATGAAGTTGGAAGAGACCTTTGACATCACCATCCCCGACGAGGATGTGGAAAAGTTGCGCACGGTCGGTGACGCCGTGACTTATGTGGAGCAGCGCTTGAAAGAAAAAGCGGGCGTCTAA
- the rnc gene encoding Ribonuclease 3, producing the protein MRQRDRRRGTKLQPLVRLVHRRNGLVVRLSAERREALNLFCEQLGVVFRRLDLLNTALTHPSFCAEFNQGNLPSNQRLEFLGDAVLGLIVSDYLYHEYPEMDEGQLTRIKAVSVSEPILYSIAKKLGLGQYLLLGKGEERMGGRDRPSVLADAFEALVGAMYLDRGLKTTAGFVLKHLKRRIRLIERDRLILDFKSRLQELTQSRYHTVPTYHLVRTVGPEHMKTFVTEVRVHGVPIGRGKGHSKKEAEQEAARAALRKLLKGTVRIAEGQTAP; encoded by the coding sequence ATGCGGCAGCGAGACCGCCGACGAGGGACAAAGTTACAACCGTTGGTGCGCCTCGTGCACCGACGCAATGGACTTGTTGTCCGTTTGTCAGCTGAGCGGCGAGAGGCATTGAACCTGTTTTGCGAACAACTGGGCGTTGTGTTTCGGCGCTTGGACTTGCTCAACACCGCCTTGACACATCCGTCCTTTTGCGCCGAATTCAATCAGGGTAACCTGCCGTCCAATCAACGCTTGGAGTTTTTGGGCGACGCTGTTTTGGGTTTGATCGTCAGCGATTACCTCTACCACGAATACCCTGAAATGGACGAGGGGCAACTGACCCGCATCAAAGCCGTTTCGGTCAGCGAACCCATCCTCTACAGCATCGCCAAAAAGTTGGGGCTGGGGCAATACTTGCTGTTGGGCAAGGGCGAAGAACGCATGGGAGGGCGTGACCGCCCGTCGGTTTTGGCGGACGCCTTTGAAGCGTTGGTCGGCGCAATGTATTTGGATCGCGGGCTGAAAACGACGGCGGGTTTCGTCCTCAAACACCTCAAGCGCCGCATCCGCCTCATTGAACGCGACCGCTTAATTTTGGACTTCAAAAGTCGCTTGCAAGAGTTGACGCAAAGCCGCTACCACACCGTCCCGACTTACCACCTCGTGCGCACCGTCGGTCCAGAACACATGAAAACCTTCGTAACCGAAGTGCGCGTTCACGGCGTGCCGATCGGGCGCGGCAAAGGGCACAGCAAGAAGGAAGCCGAGCAAGAGGCTGCCCGCGCCGCGCTGCGGAAGTTGCTCAAAGGCACTGTCCGCATCGCAGAAGGACAAACCGCTCCGTAA